The Saccharolobus shibatae B12 genomic interval GAAATCCACCTTAATATTAACACCCATTAGCACAATAATTGCTATATTATTTCTTATATTATATTAATTTAAAAATCTTAGTATTTGAGATCGGTAGAGGTGTATAAATACCTAACAATATATATCAATTTATCAAAAAAGACTCTATAGCTCATAACTAAACTTTCTATAAAAATTAAAAATGAGTCGAAACTAGACTGGAAAAGATTTAAATAGACATAATAAGAAGGTGTGATGACTATGAATGTATAGCACAGAATTGACATTAAATTCCCCTATTTGGATTGTGAGGAAATTCCTTATGGATCCTCTATTTATTAGTGGAGTTAGTGGACATATTTCCATTTTAAAATTTAAGGATAAACAAAATAACGAGTACCTCATGGGAGATAGAATTAGGGAATTATCAACACCCACAGACGAATTCATAGCTCTGTACATATTATTAAGAACTAGCAAGGACTTCAAATACACAGAGGGGATTTTCAAGGGGCCAGAAGTTAAAATGCAAAGCATCAAATATTCTGGTATGTCTGATGATGGAAAATTGGAGTTTACAATAGAATTTATGCCGAAAAGTTTAGGAGATACTCAGACAAGGCTATATGTCGCGACGAATGTGAAGTACAACGATTCGCTATTAGATAAAATGTTAGGAAAGTCCGCCGTTGATTTCGCAAAACATATAGTAGAAGACCATTTCGTGACTTATGCAAGAGTATATTTCCCATCATTATATGGGGACATTATCAAGATTTTCAATACTAAAGGGAAGCCAACACAAGGTTTATCTGTAGCACCATCCTTAGAGTTCACTGGAGATGCTGGAAGTATATTGAGTAAGATTAACGAGATGATTTCTCAACTAGACTTAGGTCTTATTAAAGTGAACTTTGACAAGTTAAGCTGTAATATAGTGGTTCAAAATACGGAGATGAAGAGGGCAATTTGCAGATCTGATAGTAATGTAAAGACTGGGTTTGAAGCACTGTCGATGATAATTTCCGCGAAAGGACAAGGTAAGATAGAAGTATATTCGGTTAAGATTGAGGATCTTATGGAGACCTTATATGCGTTAGCTTAATAATTTTTATCTTCAATGGGATAATATTTCCTCATATACGTATGGCATATTATTCAGAGTAAGTAATAGTTTCCTCTTAGGTAGTAATTGAAATAATTGGGTCTGTCGTCATTTCTCAAGGTGGGAAGTCGTATTTAACATAAGATCTATCGAGTAACGAGAAGATACTGAAAATTATTGTTGCATTGTATGTTAAACCCGTGATCGAATGAAAAACTAAAGACGAATCAGTTAGTGTGGAGTTCGTCAAGGTAATACTAAAATAGGAGCGCCCTTTTAAGCTAAAGGCGATAATTGTAAGCAATACGATCTCACTTAGTATTTTTATTTTACCATATAAAATGCAAAACCAACTTCTAAATAAAGAGGCTTTTAAAAATCGACACTTTTATTTAATTCTAGCCTTAATTTTAGACAAAAATTTTATAATCTAACGATCAAAATATAATACATGTCAAACCAGAGTGAAAAAGAGGGAATTAGGAGGTTAAGATTAGGCTTCCTAGTTTTAATAATAGTCTCACTTTTATCTCTCGTGAGCTTATTTAGAGGACTTGTAACGCCCAGTCCCTCAGTTTCCCCGAATGTCACAGCCTTAAATAACACCAACCCACAACAATTGCTTAGTCAAATAGCCTCAAGGGAAATTGTGCAAATTGAAGAAGCACTGATTTTAACCTCAATTATAGGAGTGGTAAATATAATAGGGATGATCGTTTTGAGAGGTGGTTTTAACGTTTTAAGCAAAGTCGTATCGGACAATATTGGAATTGGGAGTACTGGAAGTATACTATACATCATTAGTTTTCCCTTAGGTATCATAGGTGAGGTAATTCTTTTTTATTCCTTTCTGTCCTTGAACTTCTCCACAATCTTCATTGGTTTACCGTTTTCATTCCTTGAACTCATCTTACTCTTAATAGGTTCAATACTTTTAGGAATTG includes:
- a CDS encoding DUF973 family protein, with the protein product MSNQSEKEGIRRLRLGFLVLIIVSLLSLVSLFRGLVTPSPSVSPNVTALNNTNPQQLLSQIASREIVQIEEALILTSIIGVVNIIGMIVLRGGFNVLSKVVSDNIGIGSTGSILYIISFPLGIIGEVILFYSFLSLNFSTIFIGLPFSFLELILLLIGSILLGIGVYRVGREYNNTLVKVGGILIAIIILAFIGAILSYIGLGQVKPISERQNVQIYPVGQGVIRRDGSAKIVIYSSTTATIFSAKIEGTKLFTFKVNPVNLQHGNNEITIQFDDISSLVENSTCIITLIVDVGGNSIPINVNAIYQGSQ